In a single window of the Nocardioides massiliensis genome:
- a CDS encoding acyl-CoA dehydrogenase family protein, protein MTNQGYQSPQVDVAALTRVLDGPYAEVRQTVRDGLVKHAGLLDEALELDRAAYRQRVLEVVLEMAEAGHTGLGFPKEYGGGGDIGASIAAFETLGLGDLSVMTKVGVQFGLFGGAILHLGSKVHHDAYLDDLISGRLLGCFAMTETGHGSNVQALGTEARYDVKTGEFVIHTPDDAARKDYIGNAALHARAAVVFAQLVIDGESEGVHAFVVPLRDEEGATLPGVRIEDCGPKIGLNGVDNGRIWFDNVRVPRTALLNRYADVSETGEYSSAIENRGRRFFTTLGTLVQGRVSVGGAGINASKVAITIAVKYALQRRQFAATDPDTEELLLDYGMHQRRLFPLLARTYALHFAQEVLAADLHRVSSNPDAADDERRALESRAAGTKALGTWHASETIQECREACGGAGYLSANRFDALRADTDVFTTFEGDNHVLLQLVAKGLLTDYSSEFEDLDQFGMMRFVAGVAVETVIERTNVHKLLERIRDVLPGGDDAWDADAGLLDPDYHLMMLRWREEHMLAGVARRLKRGMDDGMNPGEVFSRCQDHVIGAARAHVERLVLEAFVDKIATLEDGPNKAALNLLCDLYALSVIEGDRAWWMEHGRLTTQRAKAITAEIGSLCRKLRPIADDLVDALGVPPELRRTEMLDG, encoded by the coding sequence CGTACGCCGAGGTGCGCCAGACCGTGCGGGACGGTCTCGTGAAGCACGCCGGGCTGCTCGACGAGGCGCTCGAGCTCGACCGTGCGGCGTACCGGCAACGCGTGCTGGAGGTCGTGCTCGAGATGGCCGAGGCCGGCCACACGGGCCTCGGGTTCCCGAAGGAGTACGGCGGCGGCGGCGACATCGGGGCCTCCATCGCGGCCTTCGAGACCCTCGGGCTCGGCGACCTGTCGGTGATGACCAAGGTCGGTGTCCAGTTCGGGCTCTTCGGCGGCGCGATCCTGCATCTGGGCAGCAAGGTCCACCACGACGCCTACCTCGACGACCTCATCAGCGGCCGGCTGCTCGGATGCTTCGCGATGACCGAGACCGGTCACGGGTCCAACGTGCAGGCGCTCGGCACCGAGGCGCGCTACGACGTCAAGACCGGCGAGTTCGTCATCCACACCCCCGACGACGCCGCGCGCAAGGACTACATCGGCAACGCGGCGCTGCATGCCCGCGCGGCCGTCGTCTTCGCCCAGCTGGTGATCGACGGCGAGTCCGAGGGCGTCCATGCCTTCGTCGTCCCCCTGCGGGACGAGGAGGGCGCCACCCTCCCCGGCGTACGCATCGAGGACTGCGGACCCAAGATCGGCCTCAACGGCGTCGACAACGGCCGCATCTGGTTCGACAACGTCCGGGTGCCGCGCACCGCGCTGCTCAACCGGTACGCCGACGTGAGCGAGACCGGCGAGTACTCCTCGGCGATCGAGAACCGCGGACGCCGGTTCTTCACCACGCTCGGCACCCTCGTCCAGGGCCGCGTCTCGGTCGGCGGCGCGGGGATCAACGCGTCCAAGGTCGCGATCACGATCGCGGTGAAGTACGCCCTCCAGCGCCGACAGTTCGCCGCGACCGACCCCGACACCGAGGAGCTGCTGCTCGACTACGGGATGCACCAGCGGCGCCTCTTCCCGCTGCTCGCACGCACCTACGCCCTGCACTTCGCCCAGGAGGTGCTGGCGGCCGATCTGCACCGGGTCTCGAGCAACCCCGACGCGGCCGACGACGAGCGCCGCGCGCTCGAGTCGCGTGCCGCCGGCACCAAGGCGCTCGGCACCTGGCATGCGAGCGAGACCATCCAGGAGTGTCGCGAGGCATGCGGCGGCGCCGGCTACCTGTCCGCCAACCGGTTCGACGCCCTGCGCGCCGACACCGACGTCTTCACGACGTTCGAGGGTGACAACCACGTCCTGCTGCAGCTGGTCGCCAAGGGTCTGCTGACCGACTACTCCAGCGAGTTCGAGGACCTCGACCAGTTCGGGATGATGCGGTTCGTCGCCGGCGTGGCCGTGGAGACCGTCATCGAGCGGACCAACGTGCACAAGCTGCTCGAACGGATCCGCGACGTGCTGCCCGGCGGCGACGACGCGTGGGATGCGGACGCCGGTTTGCTCGACCCCGACTACCACCTGATGATGCTGCGCTGGCGCGAGGAGCACATGCTCGCCGGCGTCGCGCGCCGGCTCAAGCGCGGGATGGACGACGGGATGAACCCCGGCGAGGTGTTCAGCCGTTGCCAGGACCACGTCATCGGGGCGGCCCGGGCCCACGTCGAGCGCCTGGTGCTGGAGGCCTTCGTCGACAAGATCGCGACGCTGGAGGACGGCCCCAACAAGGCGGCGCTCAACCTCCTGTGCGACCTCTACGCGCTCAGCGTGATCGAGGGCGACCGTGCGTGGTGGATGGAGCACGGCCGCCTCACCACCCAGCGCGCCAAGGCGATCACCGCCGAGATCGGCTCGCTGTGCCGCAAGCTGCGTCCGATCGCCGACGACCTGGTCGACGCGCTCGGCGTACCCCCGGAGCTGCGCCGCACCGAGATGCTCGACGGCTGA